A window of Candidatus Poribacteria bacterium genomic DNA:
CTTCGTCGCTGCCATACCATGTGATCTGTCCACTGGCGAGATCCGTCATGGATGCTTCTCTCCAGCCATTCGCGGCGGTGCCCATGGTCGCCATGTTAGCGGTATCCATCTCCATACGGATCAAGGAACTCCGCATACCTTCAGCCATTGGCAATGCCCATGCTGCCGCTCCGTTTGCAAGGTTACCAGCCATGTCGCCGTAGACGGTTACACCAGTAGCCTGGGGTGGCATAAGGACAATTTTGAATGCCGTCTCACTGAGGAGCAGATACCGTCCGGTTTGTGCCAATTGATCTGCACTTGAGGCATCTATGATAGCGACATTGTCTAAGTTATCGGAGCCACGACCGGAGAAAGCAATAACCAAGAGAGATTGCCCTTTCCCCATGTTCCCTGGATGTGCACTGACACCTAACGTGTGACCGCTGAGGTCAATCATAAGCGAGCTGCCAAGCACATCTGCATCAGCAGGATCGTTCATGATGTTGAGCATCCAGCCATCAAGACTGACTTCTCCAGCGGCCTGGTTCGTGAGTTCAATCCACTGTGGGAATCTGCCGTTGCCACTGTCAAACATGATTTCGGTAATATCGATATCATCCTTCATCGCAACCGCTGTCGGTGTTGGCGGTGTTGGCGGTGGCGGTGGCGGCGGTGTTGGGGCTACTGGATCCGGAGCATACATGTTCGCTGCACCCGGTGTGCCAATGCGTCGTCCGCTAAGGTTAGAACTTGGACGGACCGATGCTTTCCAACTTGCCATCGCAGTGCCATCCGTTCCACCCATCACACGGGACATAGAGATGAGGTCCTGAACTGCTATGACTGCCGGAACCTCGGCTTGACCACCGGACTCGTCTGGTGTACTAGATTTCGGCCCACTTATACCACCTTGACCCGGCACTTGCCAGAAGCCAGTAGCGGGGTTGTTGCCAACGGTATCAATGACAGTGAAGCCAGAGGGTACACTTCCGACCGTGATGACCCATTCTTTGTTATCAATGCCGATTGCTGCGGTGCCCGGATTATGCAGTTCGATATACTGGCTGTCTTTTGTACCATCATCGAGTCCCCACATAATTTCACTGATCATCAAAGCACCCGCGGCATAAGCAGTTGAGTCGGCTGCGGTATAACCCGTAGCGTCATCACCCGTGGGTCCCTTCGAGTCGCCGTGTCCGCTGCCAGTGGCTGCGGGGATGTCCGCATAAGCCAAATTCAGCGTACCGCCATTACGGAAGAAGTTATCCAAATCGTCCGCAGGGAACGGCAATCCCAATCCGGTAACATTATAGAGTTTCTGGGCTGCGGTCAACTTTTCCTTGGTCTTTGACTTCGGATCAGCGATACCGGCTTTCCCTCTATCCGCCACAAGCACGAGAAATCCGCCTGCTGGAATGTAAAGTTTATTACCGAGAACGATCTCGTTGCCAATCGCATCAAAGACCTTCTGACGTGCATCATAAGCCGCCTTGGCACCAGCAACTTTGGCATCCTCAATGGTATGTACCATAACCGACAAGACTTCGCGTCCGTCCGTTACCCTTGCATCCCTCAAGCCTTCTTCAGTAGCACCGAGTCCAGTTGCTGTCCGCTGTGCTGTCAACAGAGGGATATACATTTTGGATTGGGGAAGGAGTTGATCTTCAAACTGCTTAACCGATACCATTAGTTCAGCATCTACACCTGCGTTCGGTGTAATGGTAACGAGGTACTGGTAGAACATATCATCGTTGCCCGTAGGCTTGGGAACATCAGTAGCGGTAGCATCTCCGTCTGTTGCATAACCCCCACCAATACCACGACGAAAATCCGCGTCAATAGCAAGAGCAGTTCCATCAGCGTTCATAGGAAGTTCTATAGGTGAACCCATAACAGGCGCTCCTACTGTTGCTCCGCCTCCCTCAACCATAACATGGTCTTTCGTGAATTCTTTCGGCTTCTCAGTGAGGATAATCCGAACGTTAAAGGGAACACCTACTGGAGCATCAAAACCAGAACGATCAAGTACCCGCGTAATAGAAACGACACCCGGCGTACCTGCTGCCACGTTAGTAGCCTCGCCATAGGCAGCGTACTCAGGATCGCCATCATCAGCACCCACTAATTGAATCGTTAGCCGGTTTGAGGCAAAATTCTTAGCGTGAGGTCTTTCATCTCCTGTAAGTGCAGGATTGGCATTTGTGAGAATCTCACGCTTCACGCTTATGAACAACTTATCAATCATGGCCCAGTTCGTTGCAGACTCTTGCGATATTGTCAGGATGGCATTCTTACCATTGTTAGGGTTACCCACAGTAAGAGTTGGTCCAGCGGTATCTAAATTTAGATTAGGTACCGTAAGAGGTAAACCATCTTTATCAAAAGCTACAATGACGAAATCAAGTATATCAAGTGCGTTCGCATCTGCCGCTCCTGCAGCATCTGTGGCCTTTGCTGCAACACTTATGATCTGGTCAGAGCTAATCTGAACAATTATCTCGTCATCAGCTACGGCAGGACGCATCACTTGAACACCGTCTGCAGAACTTAAATCATGCGCAGCTGAGACTGAAAGCGTCAGCTTCGGATGGGCAGGATCAATGTCAAACTTAGATCCATCCGCCTTCGTAACTTGTGCTTTATGCGCGTCAACTGCTATTGGTGCAAACACAAGCCCAATAGCAATCAACATAACTAAACTTGCTAAGGAAAATGTCCATTTAAGAGACGTCATTACTAATTTTCCTCCAATTTAAATCAAACTAAAAAACATTCGTATCAAACATCATGGGGCAGTAGGAATTCATGCCCCTGCGCGCTTTCGGAACGCGCTTCATATTGTCAAAAAGCAAGAACAGATTTTCAGGGAATGAAATCTATTCTGAACTAACCTTTGGTGGCATCGGGAATCGGAATTCCCTTCTGCCAAGTTGCGTGTGTTCACGCTTGAAAAATATGGGTTTGGGAGTTCTCTCTGTATGCTTTGTGTGAACATTGCGATAGGTTGAGCCAAACCACTTGTATAAACGTTGTTAATTGTAAACGAGTTACGCAAAAATGTCAAGTCTTTTTTGCGGTAGAGTCGGGATTGAAAATCCTTCCTACCCGCTCAAATCTTTTACATTGGTGTTGGGAATTCTGGATTCCCTACCACGTATGTAATTATTATACTACATTTGTGGTATTGGTGTCAAATTTTTCTTCAAAAAAACTTTGTAATTTCGTTGGATGTTGGGTTTCACGTTGTTCACCCCAACCTACATCTATAATTATACCCAAGAATGCGTTTCTTGTCAAATTTTTTTGAAAGAAATATTGAATCTGCGTGTCGGAAGGGTCTCCCTCCATATCCTCGCAGTCTTACCATACCCTTTTTAACACCAATTAGTATAAAATAGTTACGAAAAAATGTCAATACTTTTTTTCGTCTGTTTGGAATTTTACCTGAATTCCGGTTTTTTGTCAAACATTTTTTTTCAAAACCCCGTGAAAAACGCGTGTATTGGCGTTTTTGGCGGTTGAAACGTTATAATTATAGTGTAACGTGCGTTTTTTGTCAAATGTTTTTTTGAGCAGGATTCACAGGATTTATCAGGGGTGTTCCCGATATGTTCCTAACGAGAGGATCGGACACTCTGTGAAGAAGCGGACTGGCTAACTTTGTTGTCGTTTCCGGTCTCATGTTTTTTCAGCACGTCTTCAAGCGTTTTGCCTTCTTTGACTGCTTGCCTCAACTCATTATATACTTCCTCTTTCGCTTCAGCACGCACTTTTTCTTTGAATAGTTTGGCATACCCTAACATAATAACCTCCACTATATGCGATAGGATAAAAAACCAGCCGACTGTTAACGTCATTAGAACCGCTGTTCGTGTTAATGTTGTTTCACCTAAATCTTTCCAAGCCCAACCAATCAAGAATTCAGCCAAAGTGTTGGCAATTATTAGAATTGAAAAAGTCCAGACAAATACATTAAACCATTTACGAGGGATTCTTACTAACGATACATAGTCCCTTTCGTTTTCATTCATAAGCAAACTTGTGCCTAAACATGTATACAAGATTTCCGATGGCAATGCATCTAAACGATGCTATTGCGTTGCAGCGAACTTTTCCCTATTATACCTTAAAAAACAGATAAAAGTCAAGTTTATTTTAGGGTGTGTAAATATTTTGGCAGCCGGTTGTCAGTATAGGGAACGCTATATTTTCGGCGTTCTGTTAGAGCTGGTCTTCAATCCATTCATCGTCGTGGTCTGGATTATAGATAAGGCCTTTTCTGATGTCAAGACAGAGATCCAGGTATTCCAGTACCATGTGTCCGACAAGGACAGGTAACTCGGCGGGTAGATCCGCGACTTCTATTGTCCCGTCGCGTTCTAAGACGGTATACCGGACATCTGAATAAACTGTCCGCGTTACGATCCCGTTGGTCGTCTGTGCCCTTCTACTTCTAACAGGTGTCAAGCCGAGTTGTTCAATAATAGGTTTCGGTAAAGACAACCCAGTCGCACCGGTATCAACGATTGCGTCTTCAATGGTCACTTGCCGAATATCCTCAAGTTTGATAATACCGGCTTCTGCTAAAAACTGATCTTTTCGATTTGCGAGTTGAATTTTTGTTGTGTGTTTCATTAAAACAACCGTGTTTCCTGAGGTGTCTAATCAAAACTCTGCGTTTCATATTTGGATTGCGACTGCCTGATACCCATTCTCAACAAGGCTGATGGCTTCCTTTTCGTTGATTTCCAGCATTTCACCGAGAGTGATTTTCAGGGTATCCAGCAATTCATCGCGCGTTCTTTCTTGACAATTTACGCTGGGGATCTCCTGGATCCGACCGACCCACCACGCTCCGCGTTGTTGAATGAGGGCAGTGTAAGTATGTGTCATGAGGTTTTCCTCTTTTTGTTGTTTATCGTTAAAATGATTTGCCATGTGAACGTCCACCTCTGTTACACTATAACAGAGGTGAATGGTGGGTGTCAAACGATAATTTATTTCTACACAGATACCGCCCCTACGGGGCTTGGGAAGGTGGGGACCGTTTTTCTACATAGATACCGCCCCTACGGGGCTGAAGTTACGGCATCGTAGGTTGGGTTGAACGGATCCCACAAAAACCGTAAAAACCATAGAAATACACAACTTTCCCCAAAGACACTACATTCACCACAAACGGAGTGAAACCCAACGCTTTGCCTTGAAGTTTCCGGGACGCTGAGCGTGTAAAGTTGGGTTTCACTACGTTCATGA
This region includes:
- a CDS encoding aspartyl protease family protein, encoding MKHTTKIQLANRKDQFLAEAGIIKLEDIRQVTIEDAIVDTGATGLSLPKPIIEQLGLTPVRSRRAQTTNGIVTRTVYSDVRYTVLERDGTIEVADLPAELPVLVGHMVLEYLDLCLDIRKGLIYNPDHDDEWIEDQL
- a CDS encoding type II toxin-antitoxin system HicB family antitoxin: MANHFNDKQQKEENLMTHTYTALIQQRGAWWVGRIQEIPSVNCQERTRDELLDTLKITLGEMLEINEKEAISLVENGYQAVAIQI